Proteins from a genomic interval of Lolium perenne isolate Kyuss_39 chromosome 1, Kyuss_2.0, whole genome shotgun sequence:
- the LOC139833153 gene encoding uncharacterized protein, which translates to MATRKRGCGWGGAGLWHRCRNLDGDGEWGQQAAALFSSGGIQTCYKCTGGQANERADALSRKLEQSEAARKKADLAASKAKAEADEAKAKAAGVEELQKKLKDATAALDEHKAAQASREEGILKRLKTQSRRTFVQTNQDFDLTNPVDDPVLDALSYLELHGSEIREGVSNANAVLSALFPYFFPKKEEPATFLNLAKMFNTPEDLGLKMRQENMKVAVENTVALVADSRQTIDWMKVGDTEQIEQSRWKSLIKAAKPNTKKILAYLGIKPASTPSSSRPEV; encoded by the exons ATGGCGACGAGAAAGCGTGGGTGCGGATGGGGAGGAGCTGGCCTCTGGCATCGATGCAGGAACCTCGACGGCGACGGAGAATGGGGGCAGCAAGCGGCAGCGCTCTTCTCGTCAGGCGGCATACAAACTTGCTACAAATGCACGGGAGGGC aggctaacgaacgcgccgacgcactttctcgaaaacttgagcaaagtgaggcggctcgcaagaaagcggacctcgctgctagcaaagccaaggccgaagctgatgaagccaaggcgaaagctgctggtgtcgaggaactgcagaaaaagcttaaggatgctacagctgctttagatgagcacaaagctgcgcaagcttctcgtgaagaaggaatcctcaagcgcctgaagactcagagtcgccgcactttcg tccaaacaaaccaggattttgatctgacgaatcctgtcgatgatccggtccttgacgcactttcctatctggagcttcatgggtccgagattcgtgaaggtgtatcgaacgctaacgcagtattgtcggcattgttcccctacttcttcccgaagaaggaggagcctgcgactttcctcaaccttgccaagatgttcaatacaccggaagaccttggactgaagatgcgccaagagaatatgaaggttgccgttgaaaacactgtcgccttggttgctgacagtcgacagactatcgactggatgaaagttggcgacaccgagcaaatagaacaatcaaggtggaagtcgctgatcaaggcagccaagcccaacacgaagaagatcttggcctatctcgggattaagccagcgtcgactcctagctcgtcaaggccggaggtctag